CACTGCGACCGGCGACTTGGCTGTCGCCTCTCCCCCAAACTTCGGCACGTAGTCGACACAGCCACCCGCGAAAACCCGGTTACAGCCGGGCAGCCCCGGACCTTCCCCTTGGTCATCGGGGAGGGGCCGGGGCTTCGGCGTGTGGAGTGAAACTGCTCTGAGCAGCAAAAATGCCCTCCCGGAGGGAGGGCGGAGACTTGCGCCCCCGGCAGGACTCGAACCTGCGGCCAAGCGCTTAGAAGGCGCCTGCTCTATCCACTGAGCTACGGGGGCCGGTGTGGTGGCCTCGTACGTGCTGCCCGGGTGTGGGCTGATCCGTGACGTTGCCGGGGACAAGGATAGGGCTCCCGGTTCCTTGTCCTGGTTGCTTCGCCTCCGTGGCTCAATGTGGAGGTTCGGTGAAGCGGTCCTGATAATCGCAGGCAGGTACGAATCGTGCACCGCTTTTGGCGTCCCTGGCCACGGGTGTTGTGCACTCGTTATGCCTGCGCAGTGCCTCTGTCCCACTCGCGCCTTCCGTCCCTTGTGTCCTATCGGCGCGCAGACATGCCTATATGCTTCATAAATCCCCTAAAATTGGGCATTCTTCGCGTGTGGTGACCTTGGACGTAAGGCCTCAGCTGCTCGACGCACTCTCCGCCCTGCGCGACCGTGTCGCCGCCGCACGCTTCCCGCTGCCCCTGACAGGGGCCCCGCGCGCGCGTGCCAACCGCGACGAACTGCTAGCCCAGCTCGACGACTACCTGGTGCCGCGGCTCCGGCAACCCGACGCGCCGTTGCTGGCGGTGGTGGGCGGTTCCACCGGCGCCGGCAAGTCGACGCTCGTCAACTCCCTGGTGGGGCGACGCGTCAGCGAGGCGGGCGTGTTGCGGCCGACGACACGGACCCCGGTGCTCGTATGCCACCCGGAGGACCATCACTGGTTCAGCGGCATGCGGGTGCTGCCCGGCCTCGCCCGCGCGTGGGCCCCTCATCACGAGTCGGCGGACGATCTGCTGCTCACCGGCGAGGACGGCAGACCCGTGCTGCGGATCGAGACCGCCGACACGCTCCCGCCCGGTCTCGCCCTTCTCGACGCGCCCGACATCGACTCACTCGTCGCCGACAACCGGGTACTCGCCGCCGAACTGATCTGCGCCGCCGACATCTGGGTGATGGTCACGACGGCATCCCGCTACGCCGACGCCGTGCCCTGGCACCTGCTGCGCACCGCCAAGGAGTACGACGTCACGCTCGTGTCCGTCCTCGACCGGGTGCCCCACCAGGTCGTCTCCGAGGTGTCCAGGCAGTACGGCGCCCTGCTCACCAAGGCCGGGCTGGGCGATGTGCCGCGCTTCACGGTCCCCGAACTGCCCGAGTCGGCCTGGGGCGGTGGGCTGCTTCCGGCCACCGCGGTGGCGCAGCTGCGCTCCTGGCTCGTCCACCACGCCCAGGACCCGGCCGCCCGCAACCACGCCCTCGCCCGCACGGCCCACGGCGTCCTCGAGTCCCTCAAGGCACGGATGCCCGAACTGGCCGGCGCCGCCGCCGCGCAGTACGCGGCCGCGCTGCGGCTCACCTCGGCCGTCGAAGGCGCGTACGACAGCGAGTACACGCGCGTGCGGGGTCGTCTGCAGAGCGGCGCGGTCGTCGCCGGCGACGCGCTCAAACGCTGGCGGGCCTTCCCGCTGGACTGCACCGCCGGTGAACTCCTCGACGCCCTGGTGGAGAGCCTCGCCGCACTGCTGCTGTGCGCGGTCACCGCCGCCGACGAACGCGTCGACGAGGCCTGGCGGCGCGAACCGGCCTCGCAAGCCGCGGCGCTGACGAACCATGACGCCTCCGCGGAGAGCGCCGAGCACCGCATCGGCCTCGCCGTCCGACGGTGGCGGCGCGAGCTGGAGGAGTACGCCGAGGACGAGGTGCGCGGCCTGGAGCGGGGTGCCACGCCCGATCCGGAGTCGGTCGCCGCTCTCGTCGCCACGGCGCTGCTGGGCGGCCGCAGGGCGCGTTCCGCCGGCGAAGGGCTCGCCGAGCGGCTCGGCGCGCACGGGGCGCTGCGGCTGCGCGACCGGGGCGGGCGGCTGCTCGCCGAACACCTCGACCGGGTCATGCACGCCGAACGCGAACGCCGACTCGCTCCCCTCGACGGACTAGAAGTCCACCCCGAACCCCAGGCCGAACTCATCGCCGCGCTGTCCGTACTGCAGAAGGAGAGGTGACCGGTGACCGCCGTCACTGACCAGGATCACACGGACCAGACAGGCCATAGGGACCAGACAGGCCATAGGGACCAGACAGGCCATAGGGACCAGACAGGCCACACGGACCAGACAGGCCACACGGACCAGGAGAAGCACGAGAACACGTCCCACGGAGGCCGACGAGACCCGGAAAGACATCAGGAGCACCGGGAGCACCGGGAGCACCGGGAGCACCAGGAGCACCAGGAGTGCGAGGACCGGCTGCGTCACCAGGATGATCGCGAAGTCCAGGAGCGCGCCGAGAGCGAGCTGCCGGAGGGGAGGAAGCCGGAGAACGGGGGCGACCTGCCCGAAGAGGCGGACGCCTCGGCGAAGGAGCCGACCGGGCACGCGCGCGTGGCCGACCGCACCGAGGACGCCCTGCCTCGTCCGAGCGCCGGCCCCGCCCCCGCCCCCGCCCCCGCCCCGGCCCCTGACCCGTCCAGGCCCTCGTCCGCGGGCACGTCCCACGCGGACGCCGACGAGGACTCGGCCGACGCCTGGGACGACGGTCTCATCGCCCGCCGCGTGAACGAGGCCGCCGCCGCCGAGCAGGCGGCAGCGGCCGACAGGGCGGCCCGGTCCGGCGGAGGCGGAGGCGCCCTGCCTTCGACCCCGCTCGTCTACGACGGACCGCTGCGCTCACGGCTGGAGGCGCTGCGCGAACTCGTGGGGCTCTCCCGCACGCGCCTCGACAGCAGGACACTCGCCCAGGCCGGCCGGGTCCTGGACGAGGCGGCCGCCCGGCGCCGGCACTCCGGGCAACACACCGTGGTCGCCCTCGCGGGCGCCACCGGCAGCGGCAAGTCACAGCTGTTCAACGCCCTCGCCGGCGTCACGATCTCGGAGACGGGCGTCCGCCGGCCGACCACGTCGTCGCCCATCGTGTGCACCTGGAGCGACGGCGCGTCGTCCCTCATCGACCGGCTCGGCATCCCGGGCCGGCTGCGCAGACGGCCGGTGCAGACCGCCGAGGCGGAGGCGCAGTTGCGCGGGCTCGTCCTGATCGACCTGCCTGACCACGACTCGGCGGCCGTGCAGCACCGCGAGCAGGTCGACCGGGTGCTGGCGCTCGTGGACGCCGTCATCTGGGTCGTCGACCCGGAGAAGTACGCCGACGCCGTCCTGCACGAACGGTATCTGCGGCCCATGGCCGGACACGCGGAGGTCATGTTCGTCGTCCTCAACCAGGTCGACCGGCTGCCCGGCGAGGCCGCCGAGCTGGTCCTCGACGACCTGCGGCGGCTGCTCGACGAGGACGGCGTCGCCCTCGGCGAGTACGGCGAACCGGGCGCCACGGTGCTCGCGCTGTCCGCGCTGACCGGTGACGGAGTCGGTGAACTGCGGGAGGCGCTGGGCCAGTTCGTCGCGGAGCGCGGCGCCGCCGCCCGGCGTATCTCGGCCGACGTGGACGCCGCGGCCTGGCGACTGCGGTCCGTCTACGCCACCGGACGCCGCATCGGGTTGAGCGAGCAGGCGCGGGACGAGTTCGCCGACCTGCTGGCGGACGCGGTGGGCGCCACCGCGGCGGGCGAGGCCGCCGAGCGCGCCTGGCTGCGCAACGCCAACCGCGCGTGCGGGACGCCCTGGCTGCGGCTGTGGCGTTGGCAGCAGGACCGGCGCGACCCTCCCACCGGGCGGCTGCCGCTCCGCGCCCAGGCCGACGAGGAGGCCACGGCACGGCAGCGCGTCGAGCAGGCGGTGCGCACCGTGTCCGAACGGGCCTCGGCGGGGCTGCCGACGCCCTGGGCGCAGGCCGTCCGGGAGGCGGCGGTACGCGGCGCGCAGGGGCTGCCCGAGGCGCTGGACGACCTGACGGCGCGGGCCGGTCTGCCGCCGGGACGACCGCCCCGGCCGGGCTGGTGGCCGGTCGCCGTCCTGGCGCAGGCGTGCATGACGCTCCTGCAGGTCGTCGGCGGACTGTGGCTGGTCGGCCAGATCGTCGGAGTCATGGCCCCGAACCTCGGCGTTCCGGTGCTGCTGATGGTGTCCGGCATCATCGGCGGCCCGCTGGTCGAGTGGAGCTGCCGCATGGCGGCCCGGGGACCGGCCCGGCGGTACGGGCACGACGCGGAACGCCGGCTGCGGGAGGCTGCGGCCGGTTGTGGACGGGCCCGGGTGCTGGACCCGGTGGCCGCGGAGCTGCTGCGCTACCGGGAGGTGCGGGAGCAGTACGCCAGGGTCACGGGGGCGGTGGCCGGAGCGCGGTGAGGGACGCTCGATGCACGGGCCCGTCTCGATGCACGGGCCCGTGATGATCGGTCCCGCGGTGAAGGGGGCCGCGGCGACCCGGCCCGCGGCGATCGGTCGCGCGGTGACCGGGCCCGCGGCGAAGGGAGCCCGCGGCGAAGGGGAGACGGCGCACGGGCGCGGCGCGCCCAGCGAACCGGCTCACGGTGAAACGGCGGTGGTCCACAAGGGGGGTGGAGCCCCTGGGACCGGACGTCGGACGACGGCGTAGCAGTTCCGCCGGGGTGATCACCGGGAGCACGGGCGCTGATCACTCGTCCGGGTGGCGGAGTTTTCCACAGGCGGGCGGTGGTCCACAGGGCTCGGCGGGGTCCGGCCCGACGGAGGCAGTCTGGCTTCGCGGCGGTCGCGACGGACGCGGTCGCCGCGAACGGCGCTGACGGCACGCGGTGAAGGCCACCGCGGCCGTCGCGGCGGACGCAGCCGTACGGGAGGGGCCCGTGCGGGTGACCGGGCGGCGCGACCGTCCGCGTGAGGGAGGGGTTCGCATGAACGAGACGTTGGTCTGCGCGGTGGGCAACGTGGCGACGCAGCCGGTCTACCGGGACCTGGCGGCGGGCGCGTCGGCGAGGTTCCGGCTGGCGGTGACCTCGCGCTACTGGGACCGGGAGAAGAGCGCCTGGACCGACGGCCACACCAACTTCTTCACGGTCTGGGCCAACCGGCAACTGGCCCAGAACGCGATGGCCTCGCTGAACGTCGGGGATCCGGTGATCGTCCAGGGCAGGCTGAAGGTGCGCACGGAGTCGCGCGAGGGGCAGCAGAGCTGGACCTCGGCGGACATCGACGCCGTGGCGATCGGTCACGACATCGCACGGGGGACGTCGGCCTTCCGGCGGCAGGGCCGTGCCGAGCCCGCGGGGGCGGGACCGCCGGCACAGCCCGAGCCGGACTGGGAGACTCCGGTCGCCGATGCGGCGGAGGCGAAGTCCGACGACGCACGGCGTCGCGAGCCCGCGGCGGTGACCTGAGCGGCCTCACGATCCGCAGCGGAGTGCGATGGTGACGGTCAGTCAACAGTGGGCTGCGGCATTTCGGCGTATCTGCGTGGAGCCGCCAAGTGGACAAGTCGACATGCCTCACCAGTGGTCGATCTTGGGGATAACGATTCCGAGTCGGATCGGTGATCCGACGAGATGACCGGCAGGCGTGGTGCGCGGCGTCTCTAGGATGCCGGACGTAGCTCACTGGGGCTTCTGATTCTGCTGGTGGGACCGTACCCCCACATCAACCGGTCCTGCTCGAAGGGGAATTGTGTGATTTCTTCGATCTCCGCGTTGTTCGCTCGCGGGCGGGGCCCGGTCCGTCTCGCGGCGGCGGCCGTGGCGTCCGGCCTCGTCGCCGTCGGCGTGCTGGCCACTGCGGGCACGGCCGCCGCGGCAGAGGTGACGCAGAGTCAGGGCGGGGCCACCGCGACGATCGGCGGTCTCAAGACCTACGGCGCCGCCCTGGTCCACGCCGAGGGCGGGGACCAGGAGGTGTCGGCCGGCCTGTTCGAGATGTCCGTCGACGGCGGCGGCACCCTGCAGACGTACTGCGTCGACCTCTACAACCCCACGCAGAGAGACGCCAAGTACCACGAGACGCCCTGGAGCGGCACGCTGCTGGCCGCCAACCGGAACGCGGGCCGCATCCGTTGGATCCTGCAGAACTCCTACCCCCAGGTGAACGATCTCGCCTCGCTCGCCGACAAGGCCGGCATCGGTGCCGGCCTCACCGAGCAGGACGCGGCCGCCGGCACCCAGGTGGCCATCTGGCGCTACTCGGACGGCGCGGCGGTCGACGCTGTCGACCCGCAGGCCGAGCGGCTCGCGGACTACCTGCAGAAGGCCGCCCGGGTGGTCCCTGAGCCCACGGCGTCCCTCACCCTCGACGCGCCCGCCGTGTCCGGCCGCCCGGGCGGGCTGCTCGGCCCGGTGACGGTCCACACCAACGCGACGAGCGCCACGGTGACGCCGCCGGTGGACGCCGCCACCAGCGGGGTGCGCATCGTCGGCGAGGACGGCAAGCCGCTCACGGCGGTGTCGGACGGCAGCCAGCTGTTCTTCGACGTGCCCGCCGACACGGCCGCCGGCTCGGCCGAGCTGACCGTGCAGGCCTCCACCACCGTCCCGGTCGGCCGCGCCTTCACCTCAGACAGCCGCAGCCAGACGCAGATCCTGGCCGGCTCCAGCGAGTCCACGGTGTCGGCGACGGCGAGCGCGACCTGGGCCCAGAAGGGCGCCATACCGGCACTGTCCGCCGCGAAGAACTGCACGAAGACCGGCGTCGACATCGCCGCCGCCAACCGCGGTGACGAGGCCTTCACGTTCGAGCTGATGGGTCTGCAGCACACCATCCCCGCCGGCGGGTCCCTGACGGTGACGATCCCGCTGCAGGAGGACCAGGCGTACGACTTCTCGATCGTCGGCCCCCAGGGGGACCAGAACAGGTTCACCGGTGTCCTGGACTGCCGGACCCAGACCGACGAGATCGCAGGCCTGACCACCCAGACCCTGAGCGAACCGAGCCCGGCCACGGTGGGCGGCGTCTCGACCGTGGACGACACCGACCTCGCCGCGACGGGCGGCAGCAGTGCCACCCCGCTCATCGCGGGCACGGCCATCGGCCTGGTGGTCATCGGCGGAGCCGCGCTCGTGCTCGTCGGCCGGAAGGAGAACGGCTCACAGAGCTGACGGCACGGACAGCGCCGGCCAAGGAGCAGCCGGCCAAGGAGCGCCGGCCAGGGAAAGTGAAGGCGTGCTCGCCCGGCCGAGGGGGCCGGGACCGCCCGCGGAGGCGGTGCACGCCCACGGACGGGGACTGCTCCTCGCCGGTGAGCCACTCGCGCCCGAAGCCGCGCGCCCCGAACTCCCGCAGATCAGCGGCATCCGGTCCGGAGCCTTGCGCTTCCCGGTCCGGATCACCCGGCCTCCGGTCGCGCACAGCCGGGTGCACGCGTCGCCGGTCCGTTCGATGTCCGAATCCGTGATGTTTCCGAACACTCCGCAGAGCAGCACGATGTCGGCGGGCGTGATCCCGGCACGGTGATCGAGGAGCGGGGCGTCGGCGGCGAGGGCCTCGATCCGCGTGAGGCCGACCGGCCGGACGGCATCGAGGGCCGCGTCGACGGTGCGCCGGTCAAGCTCCACCACCCGCGCCCGCCCGTCCTCGCGGCGTGGATGACCAGGCAGAACACCCAGCGGATCGTGTCCCTGCCCCGCACGGAGGCTCGGCACCCGGAGCGGGCCGGGCGGAGGATCGTCCAGCGCCGGCCGTACTCGGTTCCGCAGCGTCGACGGCCGTCGGGCAGGCGGCGAATCCGGGGCGTCGTACCGGTCGTGCAACCTGTTCCGGTCCACCCGCGAGACCCCGGAAGAGCCCCGACCGCGGACTCCAGCCGATTTCCACCCCGATCCAGGCGCATACTGAAGGCAATGACAAAACCTTCTGCACCGAAGCGTCACTTGCCCACCAGCCCCTTCAAGGCGCCGGCAACACTCGTGCCCAAGCACTTTGCCGTGGGCGACCAGGTGACACACGACATGTACGGCCTCGGCCGAGTGATCGGCATCGAGGACGGAATCGCCGCGCTCGTGGATTTCGGCTCGGCACAAGAGCGGATCCTGAGCCCCTACGCCAAGATGACCAAGCTCTAGCACCGCACCACACGGCACCACGGGCGGCGTGCCGCGACAGAACACTGCCGCGGCCGCCCGCCGACCACTGGCACCGCTTGCCGGTCGACGGCACCGCCGGCGCCCCGCCCCGGGACCTCCCGGCGAAAACCCCAGATCAAAGCCCCCTGCCCGGACGGGTTTCCCCCGAGGGGTAGCCGTCCGGCAAGATGGGGTGTATCTGCCCACTGCCAGATTTCAAGCTGCCGGACGGTTTCTCTTGGCTGAGTACATCTACACCATGCGCAAGACGCGCAAGGCACACGGCGACAAGGTCATCCTTGACGACGTAACGCTGAGCTTCCTGCCCGGCGCGAAGATCGGTGTGGTCGGGCCGAACGGCGCCGGTAAGTCCACCGTTCTGAAGATCATGGCGGGACTGGAGCAGCCCTCCAACGGTGACGCGTTCCTGTCGCCCGGCTACAGCGTCGGGATGCTGCTGCAGGAGCCGCCGCTCGACGAGTCCAAGACCGTTCTGGAGAACGTGCAGGACGGCGCGGCTGAGATCATGGGCAAGCTCAAGCGCTTCAACGAGGTCGCCGAGCTGATGGCGACGGACTACTCCGACGCGCTGCTGGACGAGATGGGCAAGCTGCAGGAGGACCTCGACCACGCCAACGCGTGGGACCTGGACACCCAGCTCGAGCAGGCCATGGACGCCCTGGGCTGCCCGCCCGGCGACTGGCCCGTCACCAACCTCTCCGGTGGTGAGCGTCGCCGCGTCGCGCTGTGCAAGCTGCTGCTCGAGGCCCCCGACCTGCTGCTTCTCGACGAGCCCACCAACCACCTGGACGCCGAGTCCGTGCAGTGGCTGGAGCAGCACCTCGCCAAGTACCCCGGCACCGTCGTCGCCGTCACCCACGACCGGTACTTCCTCGACAACGTCGCCGAGTGGATCCTCGAGCTCGACCGCGGTCGCGCGCACCCCTACGAGGGCAACTACTCCACCTACCTCGACACCAAGGCCAGCCGTCTCAAGGTCGAGGGGCAGAAGGACGCCAAGCGTGCCAAGCGTCTGAAGGAAGAGCTCGAGTGGGTGCGGTCCAACGCCAAGGGGCGTCAGGCCAAGTCCAAGGCGCGTCTCGCCCGCTACGAGGAGATGGCAGCCGAGGCCGACAAGATGCGGAAGCTGGACTTCGAGGAGATCCAGATCCCGCCGGGCCCGCGCCTGGGCTCCATCGTCGTCGAGGTCAACAACCTCACCAAGGCCTTCGGGGACAAGGTCCTCATCGACGACCTGAGCTTCACGCTGCCGCGCAACGGCATCGTCGGCGTCATCGGCCCGAACGGCGCCGGCAAGACGACCCTCTTCAAGATGATCCAGGGGTTCGAAGAGCCCGACTCCGGGTCCATCAAGGTCGGCGAGACCGTCAAGATCTCGTACGTCGACCAGAGCCGCGCGAACATCGACCCGAAGAAGTCGCTGTGGGCCGTGGTCTCCGACGAGCTCGACTACATCAACGTCGGGCAGGTGGAGATGCCGTCCCGCGCGTACGTCTCCGCGTTCGGCTTCAAGGGCCCCGACCAGCAGAAGCCGGCCGGTGTGCTCTCCGGCGGCGAGCGCAACCGCCTGAACCTCGCGCTCACCCTCAAGCAGGGCGGCAACCTGCTCCTCCTCGACGAGCCGACCAACGACCTCGACGTGGAGACGCTGTCCTCCCTCGAGAACGCGCTGCTGGAGTTCCCGGGTGCGGCCGTGGTCGTCTCCCACGACCGCTGGTTCCTGGACCGGGTCGCCACCCACATCCTCGCCTACGAGGGTGACTCCAAGTGGTTCTGGTTCGAGGGCAACTTCGAGTCGTACGAGAAGAACAAGATCGAGCGGCTGGGTGCGGACGCCGCACGTCCGCACCGTGCCACCTACAAGAAGCTGACCCGGGGCTGATCGATCTTGCGGCACCTCTACCGCTGCCCGCTGCGCTGGGCGGACATGGACGCGTACGGCCACGTCAACAACGTGGTCTTCCTCCGCTACCTGGAGGAAGCCCGTATCGACTTCCTGTTCCGTCCGGAGAAGGACTTCCAGCAGGGGTCCGTGGTGGCGCGCCACGAGATCGACTACAAGCGGCAGCTCGTCCACCGGCACACGCCCGTGGACATCGAGCTGTGGGTCACGAACATAAGGGCGGCGTCCTTCACCATCTCCTACGAGGTGAAGGACGACGACGTGGTCTACGTGCGGGCCTCCACCGTCATCGTGCCGTTCGACTTCGCGACGCAACGGCCGCGCCGGATCACCGCCGAGGAGCGCCTCTTCCTCGAGGAGTACCAGGACGACGACGCCGAGAAGGCCGTCGCAGCATGACGGTGCTCCACCTCGCCGACGAGGGGGAGGCCGCGGACCTCGCGGCCTTCCTCTCCCGGCTGCTCCACTACGACCGCGCAGCCGCGGTGCGGCTGCAGGCGGCCCGCACCGCGCTCGCCGTCTTCGGACGGCCACCGTCCTTCGAGGTCCTCGCGATCCGCGCGGTCCGGCTCGCCAAGCCGTACGAGGACGGCCTGGACGTCACGCTGGACGTGACGGTGTCGGCGGGCGAGCTGCTGGAGTCCGTGGCCGAGAGCGCCGCCACGGCCGGCGTCCCCACCGCGGTCACCGGCCCTCCGTGGGCCGGCGTGCTGCCGCCGCGCGGCGGGTGGCGGCCCGAGACGGGCCTGCCCGCGCCGGACGCGCTGCGTGCGGCGGTCGGCGCGGCCGTCGCCGAGTTCCGGTCCCGCACCGAGGGGCTGGCGGCCGAACTGCGCACCCGGGCGGAAGTCGACCGGATCGGACGGGAGATCTGGTCCCGGACGATCGGGGACACCGGGCTTCCCGTGCGGGCCGTGCACGCGGCCCAGTCGCTCGGCTTCCTCCGGCCCACGGCCGGCCCGGGGGACCTGGCGCTGCTCTCGCTCGGCGCATGGCTGCGGCTGCGCACCCCGTAC
The window above is part of the Streptomyces sp. NBC_00425 genome. Proteins encoded here:
- a CDS encoding dynamin family protein, which codes for MVTLDVRPQLLDALSALRDRVAAARFPLPLTGAPRARANRDELLAQLDDYLVPRLRQPDAPLLAVVGGSTGAGKSTLVNSLVGRRVSEAGVLRPTTRTPVLVCHPEDHHWFSGMRVLPGLARAWAPHHESADDLLLTGEDGRPVLRIETADTLPPGLALLDAPDIDSLVADNRVLAAELICAADIWVMVTTASRYADAVPWHLLRTAKEYDVTLVSVLDRVPHQVVSEVSRQYGALLTKAGLGDVPRFTVPELPESAWGGGLLPATAVAQLRSWLVHHAQDPAARNHALARTAHGVLESLKARMPELAGAAAAQYAAALRLTSAVEGAYDSEYTRVRGRLQSGAVVAGDALKRWRAFPLDCTAGELLDALVESLAALLLCAVTAADERVDEAWRREPASQAAALTNHDASAESAEHRIGLAVRRWRRELEEYAEDEVRGLERGATPDPESVAALVATALLGGRRARSAGEGLAERLGAHGALRLRDRGGRLLAEHLDRVMHAERERRLAPLDGLEVHPEPQAELIAALSVLQKER
- a CDS encoding YfjP family GTPase; the encoded protein is MTAVTDQDHTDQTGHRDQTGHRDQTGHRDQTGHTDQTGHTDQEKHENTSHGGRRDPERHQEHREHREHREHQEHQECEDRLRHQDDREVQERAESELPEGRKPENGGDLPEEADASAKEPTGHARVADRTEDALPRPSAGPAPAPAPAPAPDPSRPSSAGTSHADADEDSADAWDDGLIARRVNEAAAAEQAAAADRAARSGGGGGALPSTPLVYDGPLRSRLEALRELVGLSRTRLDSRTLAQAGRVLDEAAARRRHSGQHTVVALAGATGSGKSQLFNALAGVTISETGVRRPTTSSPIVCTWSDGASSLIDRLGIPGRLRRRPVQTAEAEAQLRGLVLIDLPDHDSAAVQHREQVDRVLALVDAVIWVVDPEKYADAVLHERYLRPMAGHAEVMFVVLNQVDRLPGEAAELVLDDLRRLLDEDGVALGEYGEPGATVLALSALTGDGVGELREALGQFVAERGAAARRISADVDAAAWRLRSVYATGRRIGLSEQARDEFADLLADAVGATAAGEAAERAWLRNANRACGTPWLRLWRWQQDRRDPPTGRLPLRAQADEEATARQRVEQAVRTVSERASAGLPTPWAQAVREAAVRGAQGLPEALDDLTARAGLPPGRPPRPGWWPVAVLAQACMTLLQVVGGLWLVGQIVGVMAPNLGVPVLLMVSGIIGGPLVEWSCRMAARGPARRYGHDAERRLREAAAGCGRARVLDPVAAELLRYREVREQYARVTGAVAGAR
- a CDS encoding single-stranded DNA-binding protein; this translates as MNETLVCAVGNVATQPVYRDLAAGASARFRLAVTSRYWDREKSAWTDGHTNFFTVWANRQLAQNAMASLNVGDPVIVQGRLKVRTESREGQQSWTSADIDAVAIGHDIARGTSAFRRQGRAEPAGAGPPAQPEPDWETPVADAAEAKSDDARRREPAAVT
- a CDS encoding TQXA domain-containing protein — encoded protein: MISSISALFARGRGPVRLAAAAVASGLVAVGVLATAGTAAAAEVTQSQGGATATIGGLKTYGAALVHAEGGDQEVSAGLFEMSVDGGGTLQTYCVDLYNPTQRDAKYHETPWSGTLLAANRNAGRIRWILQNSYPQVNDLASLADKAGIGAGLTEQDAAAGTQVAIWRYSDGAAVDAVDPQAERLADYLQKAARVVPEPTASLTLDAPAVSGRPGGLLGPVTVHTNATSATVTPPVDAATSGVRIVGEDGKPLTAVSDGSQLFFDVPADTAAGSAELTVQASTTVPVGRAFTSDSRSQTQILAGSSESTVSATASATWAQKGAIPALSAAKNCTKTGVDIAAANRGDEAFTFELMGLQHTIPAGGSLTVTIPLQEDQAYDFSIVGPQGDQNRFTGVLDCRTQTDEIAGLTTQTLSEPSPATVGGVSTVDDTDLAATGGSSATPLIAGTAIGLVVIGGAALVLVGRKENGSQS
- the ettA gene encoding energy-dependent translational throttle protein EttA, translated to MAEYIYTMRKTRKAHGDKVILDDVTLSFLPGAKIGVVGPNGAGKSTVLKIMAGLEQPSNGDAFLSPGYSVGMLLQEPPLDESKTVLENVQDGAAEIMGKLKRFNEVAELMATDYSDALLDEMGKLQEDLDHANAWDLDTQLEQAMDALGCPPGDWPVTNLSGGERRRVALCKLLLEAPDLLLLDEPTNHLDAESVQWLEQHLAKYPGTVVAVTHDRYFLDNVAEWILELDRGRAHPYEGNYSTYLDTKASRLKVEGQKDAKRAKRLKEELEWVRSNAKGRQAKSKARLARYEEMAAEADKMRKLDFEEIQIPPGPRLGSIVVEVNNLTKAFGDKVLIDDLSFTLPRNGIVGVIGPNGAGKTTLFKMIQGFEEPDSGSIKVGETVKISYVDQSRANIDPKKSLWAVVSDELDYINVGQVEMPSRAYVSAFGFKGPDQQKPAGVLSGGERNRLNLALTLKQGGNLLLLDEPTNDLDVETLSSLENALLEFPGAAVVVSHDRWFLDRVATHILAYEGDSKWFWFEGNFESYEKNKIERLGADAARPHRATYKKLTRG
- a CDS encoding acyl-CoA thioesterase, with protein sequence MRHLYRCPLRWADMDAYGHVNNVVFLRYLEEARIDFLFRPEKDFQQGSVVARHEIDYKRQLVHRHTPVDIELWVTNIRAASFTISYEVKDDDVVYVRASTVIVPFDFATQRPRRITAEERLFLEEYQDDDAEKAVAA